One genomic region from Bubalus kerabau isolate K-KA32 ecotype Philippines breed swamp buffalo chromosome 7, PCC_UOA_SB_1v2, whole genome shotgun sequence encodes:
- the DMP1 gene encoding dentin matrix acidic phosphoprotein 1 isoform X3 yields MKTTILLMFLWGLSCALPVTRYQNTESKSSEEWKGHLAQTPTPPLANEDPSDSTESEEVLGLDDQQHVHRPAGGLSQRGGSEGDNKDDDEDESGDDTFGDDDGGPGPEERRSGGDSRLGSDEDSADTTRSREDSTPQGDEGAHDTTSESRDLDREDEGNSRPEGGDSTPDSESEEHWVGGGSEGDSSHGDGSEFDDEGMQSDDPGAYRSERGNSRISGASLKSRESKGDDEEQASTQDSHERPAAAYPRRKFFLKSRLPEEDGRGELDDSRTIEVMSDSTENPDSKEAGLGQSREHSKSESRQESEENRTPEESQDVQDPSSESSQEVDLPSQENSSESQEEALHEPRGDNPDNATSHSREHQADSESSEEDVLDKPSDSESTSTEEQADSESHESLRSSEESPESTEEQNSSSQEGAQTQSRSQESPSEEDDGSDSQDSSRSKEDSNSTESVSSSEEEAQAKNTEVESRKLTVDAYHNKPIGDQDDNDCQDGY; encoded by the coding sequence GCAAATGAAGACCCCAGTGACAGCACAGAATCCGAGGAGGTCCTGGGCCTTGATGATCAGCAACATGTTCATAGACCAGCTGGCGGCCTCTCTCAGAGGGGAGGAAGCGAAGGTGATAATAAAGATGATGATGAAGACGAGAGCGGAGATGACACCTTTGGGGATGATGATGGTGGCCCAGGACCCGAAGAGAGACGATCAGGAGGGGACTCCAGGCTTGGAAGCGACGAAGACTCGGCTGACACCACACGATCCAGGGAAGACAGCACCCCACAAGGGGATGAGGGGGCCCACGATACCACCAGCGAGAGCAGGGACCTTGACCGTGAGGATGAGGGGAACAGCAGGCCCGAGGGCGGTGACTCCACTCCAGACAGCGAGAGTGAGGAGCACTGGGTGGGAGGCGGCAGTGAGGGGGACAGCAGCCACGGGGATGGCTCTGAGTTCGACGATGAAGGGATGCAGAGCGATGACCCGGGCGCCTACAGGAGCGAGAGGGGCAACTCCCGAATAAGCGGCGCCAGCCTCAAGTCAAGAGAATCGAAAGGGGACGATGAGGAGCAGGCAAGCACCCAGGATTCCCATGAGAGACCAGCAGCCGCGTATCCCCGCAGGAAATTCTTTCTGAAGTCTCGCCTTCCTGAGGAAGATGGCAGAGGGGAGCTTGACGACAGCCGCACGATAGAAGTCATGAGTGACTCCACTGAAAACCCCGACTCCAAAGAAGCCGGCCTCGGCCAATCCAGGGAACACAGCAAGAGTGAATCTCGACAAGAGAGTGAGGAGAACCGGACCCCGGAAGAGAGTCAGGATGTCCAAGACCCCAGCAGCGAGTCTAGTCAAGAGGTCGACCTGCCTTCTCAAGAAAACAGTAGCGAATCTCAGGAAGAGGCGCTCCATGAGCCCAGGGGTGACAACCCCGACAACGCCACCAGTCACTCCAGAGAACATCAGGCGGACAGTGAGTCCAGTGAGGAGGACGTGTTGGATAAGCCCTCCGATTCAGAGAGCACATCCACAGAGGAACAGGCGGACAGCGAATCCCATGAAAGCCTCAGGTCCTCGGAGGAGAGCCCAGAGTCCACTGAAGAGCAGAACAGTTCTAGCCAGGAGGGCGCCCAGACCCAGAGCCGGAGCCAGGAGAGCCCGTCTGAGGAGGACGATGGTAGCGATTCCCAGGACAGCAGCAGATCGAAAGAGGACAGCAACTCGACCGAGAGCGTGTCAAGCAGTGAGGAAGAGGCCCAAGCTAAAAACACTGAGGTAGAAAGCAGAAAATTAACAGTCGATGCGTACCACAACAAACCCATCGGAGATCAGGATGACAATGATTGCCAAGATGGCTATTAG